aagtgttgtagtcagcatgtgtgatggtatgggggtgtattagtgattgttgtagggtgaaagtgtggtagtcagcatgtgtgatggtatgggggtgtattagtgattgttgtagggtgaaagtgtggtagtcagcatgtgtgatggtatgggggtgtattagtgattgttgtagggtgaaagtgtggtaggcagcatgtgtgatggtatgggggtgtattagtgattgttgtagggtgaaagtgttgtagtcagcatgtgtgatggtatgggggtgtattagtgattgttgtagggtgaaagtgttgtagtcagcatgtgtgatggtatgggggtgtattagtgattgttgtagggtgaaagtgttctaggcagcatgtgtgatggtatgggggtgtattagtgattgttgtagggtgaaagtgttgtagtcagcatgtgtgatggtatgggggtgtattagtgattgttgtagggtgaaagtgtggtagtcagcatgtgtgatggtatgggggtgtattagtgattgttgtagggtgaaagtgttgtagtcagcatgtgtgatggtatgggggtgtattagtgattgttgtagggtgaaagtgtggtagtcagcatgtgtgatggtatgggggtgtattagtgattgttgtagggtgaaagtgttgtagtcagcatgtgtgatggtatgggggtgtattagtgattgttgtagggtgaaagtgtggtagtcagcatgtgtgatggtatgggggtgtattagtgattgttgtagggtgaaagtgttgtagtcagcatgtgtgatggtatgggggtgtattagtgattgttgtagggtgaaagtgtggtagtcagcatgtgtgatggtatgggggtgtattagtgattgttgtagggtgaaagtgttgtagtcagcatgtgtgatggtatgggggtgtattagtgattgttgtagggtgaaagtgttctaggcagcatgtgtgatggtatgggggtgtattagtgattgttgtagggtgaaagtgtaaaagtcagcatgtgtgatggtatgggggtgtattagtgattgttgtagggtgaaagtgttgtagtcagcatgtgtgatggtatgggggtgtattagtgattgttgtagggtgaaagtgttgtagtcagcatgtgtgatggtatgggggtgtattagtgattgttctagggtgaaagtgttgtagtcagcatgtgtgatggtatgggggtgtattagtgattgttgtagggtgaaagtgttgtagtcagcatgtgtgatggtatgggggtgtattagtgattgttgtagggtgaaagtgttgtagtcagcatgtgtgatggtatgggggtgtattagtgattgttctagggtgaaagtgttgtagtcagcatgtgtgatggtatgggggtgtattagtgattgttgtagggtgaaagtgttgtagtcagcatgtgtgatggtatgggggtgtattagtgattgttgtagggtgaaagtgtggtagtcagcatgtgtgatggtatgggggtgtattagtgattgttgtagggtgaaagtgttgtagtcagcatgtgtgatggtatgggggtgtattagtgattgttgtagggtgaaagtgttctaggcagcatgtgtgatggtatgggggtgtattagtgattgttgtagggtgaaagtgttgtaggcagcatgtgtgatggtatgggggtgtattagtgattgttgtagggtgaaagtgttgtagtcagcatgtgtgatggtatgggggtgtattagtgattgttgtagggtgaaagtgttgtagtcagcatgtgtgatggtatgggggtgtattagtgattgttgtagggtgaaagtgttgtagtcagcatgtgtgatggtatgggggtgtattagtgattgttgtagggtgaaagtgttctaggcagcatgtgtgatggtatgggggtgtattagtgattgttgtagggtgaaagtgtcctaggcagcatgtgtgatggtatgggggtgtattagtgattgttgtagggtgaaagtgttgtagtcagcatgtgtgatggtatgggggtgtattagtgattgttgtagggtgaaagtgttgtagtcagcatgtgtgatggtatgggggtgtattagtgattgttgtagggtgaaagtgttgtagtcagcatgtgtgatggtatgggggtgtattagtgattgttgtagggtgaaagtgttgtagtcagcatgtgtgatggtatgggggtgtattagtgattgttgtagggtgaaagtgttgtagtcagcatgtgtgatggtatgggggtgtattagtgattgttgtagggtgaaagtgttgtagtcagcatgtgtgatggtatgggggtgtattagtgattgttgtagggtgaaagtgttgtagtcagcatgtgtgatggtatgggggtgtattagtgattgttgtagggtgaaagtgttctagtcagcatgtgtgatggtatgggggtgtattagtgattgttgtagggtgaaagtgttctagtcagcatgtgtgatggtatgggggtgtattagtgattgttgtagggtgaaagtgttgtagtcagcatgtgtgatggtatgggggtgtattagtgattgttgtagggtgaaagtgttgtagtcagcatgtgtgatggtatgggggtgtattagtgattgttgtagggtgaaagtgttgtagtcagcatgtgtgatggtatgggggtgtattagtgattgttgtagggtgaaagtgttctagtcagcatgtgtgatggtatgggggtgtattagtgaacaagacatgggtaacttacacatgtgtgatggtatgggggtgtattagtgaacaagacatgactaacttacacatgtgtgatggtatgggggtgtattagtgaacaagacatgggtaacttacacatgtgtgatggtatgggggtgtattagtgaacaagacatgactaacttacacatgtgtgatggtatgggggtgtattagtgaacaagacatgactaacttacacatgtgtgatggtatgggggtgtattagtgaacaagacatgactaacttacacatgtgtgaaggcagcattaatgctgaaaggtacaaacagcttttggagcaacatatgttgttaccatggacgcccctgcttatttcagcaagacaatgccaagccaagtgttacaacagcatggcttcattgtaaaagagtgcaggtactagactggcctgcctgtagtccagacattgaaaatgtgtgaaggctaaaatatgaggtaGGAGACTGTTGAACCCCCCCCCTCCGGTTTACCTTTGATCCGGTCTTCCTGGTCTGTGTCCAGTACGTGGAAACACATCTGGTTGTACTTTTTAGGTGTGAGGACAAGACAGTCATGGTGTTGTAATCCAGGACATGTCACACTTAGGACAGGCCTGCTCCAGAGAGGAACACAATTGGTCATTTTGGTGATAGACAATGAAAGAGTAAATATATACTCACCTGTGGAGGTCCACATCAGGATCTGTCAAACACCTGGGAAAAAAGGTTCTAAATGCTGTGGAGTGCAACATTAAATGAGATGCAGCAATTTCCTggtctatggttatcatcacctTTTGTAGAAAGGCAAGGCCCTGAAGGTCTGACCCAGGACTCCAGTCTACGCTCTTATGCTTGGTGAAAACATCTTTATTATTTTCAGTACAAAAAGTAATAACCCAAAGACCAACTCTCTTGGTTTGAAGGTATTTGAAGTGCAGCAGTGGTGAAGCAGAAGAGAACACGGATCTCTGGAAAACCGTCTTCCTTTCCTTTCTTAacaaaataaggtgcaaacaTATTGTCTTTTCCCAAAGTGAACACAAAGATGGGGAGAAAGAGACGACTAAAGGTGGCTGGCCAGAGACGGTGCAGGTACTCCAGGTGGTCAGTGAGTTAGTCCAGGTTGAGTTCAAAGGTGGCCATGATCTCCTGCTGCATGCTCATGTCGATGCAGGACACCTGCCACCACACACCTGTCACATAGCAACCTCCCAAGAAAGAAAGACAGAAAGAACACTCACAGTCTCCCGTCTGCGCCGCTCCTGCTCCTTCTGTCGCGCCAGCTCCCGCTCACGCCACAGGAAGGTGGGCGGGCTTTCCACGGGAGGCGTGGTCTCGGTGGAGGCGGAGCCCAGAGAGGGAACGTCGCCTCTGCTCAGTGGAACCTTTTTATCCGCTTGGCCTGGAAGGCTGGAGGGGGAATGAAAATGGGGATTGCCTTTGTGGATGGATGCTGAATACCAATATAAACATTTGCAATCAAAGAAATAGCTGAGTGATAGAAAAGTCAACATTCCCATTAAAGCTGCAACCATTCAGCCATTCATTTGTTGGGAAAAAGCTTAGATTAATCCTTTATTGAATGGAACTAAAACATTTTCATCAAGTTTGGACCGCATAAAAGAAGATAAAACAAGTTCAATAGAAGGTAAAGGGTCAATTTAATGGTAAAGAAAAGGTAAAAGAAAGTAAATTGAAGGtagaataaaattaataaaaggtaaataaaatgtaaaaggaAGTCAATATAAGGTAAATCAAGTTCAATAGATGGAAAAAGAATGAAAAGAGATATTAGAAGGTAAATAAGGTaactaaaaggtaaaaagtaggtaaaaggcttaataaaaatatatcaaaggtACAAAAGTAAAAGAatgtaaaacaagtaaaaaagaAAGGTAACTTGaagacacaaaaaataaatagcatagaagataaataaatgtaaataaagggTAATTAGAAAAACTCAAATACGAAAAAAATaaaggatgtaaaaaaaaaaggtaaaatagaagacaatacaaggtaaatacaAACTAGAAGAAGATAGATATAAGGTATATAAAAGGGAAAAGAAGGTTACAAAAAGTAAAAGCaagtaaaaaagtaaaagaaTGTAAAAAAGGCTAATAAAAGCTGAAAGAtgataaatagaaggtaaatgaagataaatacaatttaaaaagaaggtaaaagaagacaaagagaaggtaaataaaacgtaaaagaacataaaaaaggtaaatacaatgtaaaacaaataaaaggtaaaacaaggtcAAAGAATGTAAATCAGGCAAATAGAAGCTAAAAGAAGATGCATGGAAGGTAAGTAGAAGTTAAAAACTATTGAACTAAAAGATGCAGTGaaatgaagtaaattatatttttaaagtgcttttcctcaagtgacttaaagcactttacatagtgaaagccaatatctaagttgcatttaaagcagtgtggctggcactgggagcaggtgggaaaagtgtcttgcccaaggacacaacggcagtgactaggttggtagaagcggtcatcaaacctggaaccctcaagttgctggcacgaccactctcccaaccgagctataccgccccagtacgGCTATAAAGTGTTTTTTATCCAGTTAGACTTGGTCAAACTTGATTGATGCAGCGGGGAAATAGTTCACTAATGGCGAGCATGTCACATGACTACCTGTTCTTCTTCTTCAGCGCCTTCTCACGCTCCTCCTTCTCCATGGCCGCCCTTCTGAAGTGCTGGAAGCTCTCCTTGGACGACTTGATGGCAGCCGGGGGGCCGGCGGACACTCTGGCCAGTCGGGCCCACGACTCCGCATTTTTCACTACAATGTCCTGCAGACAAACATGACATGTTACCGTGACAACCTAAGTCATacatcttcatccatccatccatcccctgCCCCCATACTTGTCCTACTTCTTTGTGCtacaaaaatgttgactttattaacgtgttattattcatccatctccccaaaagtgttgaaaaatgAGCAACATGCAGACTAGATGAGCCTGAAGGGATGAATGCTACGTGAaatgacttcaatcaatcaatcaatcaatgtttacttatatagccctaaatcactagtgtctcaaagggctgcacaaaccactaccacatcctcggtaggcccacataagggcaaggaaaactcacacccagtgggacgtcggtgacaatgatgactatgagaaccttggagaggaggaaagcaatggatgtcgagcgggtctaacatgatactgtgaaagttcaatccataatggatccaacacagtcgcgagagtccagtccaaagcggatccaacacagcagcgagagtcacgggactcacagcggagccagcaggaaaccatcccaagcggaggcggatcagcatcgcagagatgtccccagccgatacacaggcaagcggtacatggccaccggatcggaccggaccccctccacaagggagagtgggacataggagaaagactTGGAGACAAACCAAACACTTGTCATCCATTGAATATTATTATTCAAATACACTCTCAATTCTGGACgacaagccgctacttttttccccagCTTTGAGCCACGCAGTTTATAAAACATTGCGGCTAATTTAGGGATTATTCTTTTCTcatggccataatgcaaatataaaaaaaaaaacaagcaaatacactaaAAAAGTGtgatgtttgtgctatggcgccagcttttggacgagtttgctccctgcaggtgctgcagtgcccttctgtttagaGCTTTCAACCTGAACTACAATTGCACTTCCgccttctagccgtccatagcgttgctACTCGCATGCATTCTTCATTTCATTACTCCAGGCAACATTTGTGAGTTACAGTATATAACGACTAAAACTGTTCATACttaagcgtcccatgtgtgattttcatgcatatttgtacctgctatcataATGGAATGATGCTAGCGTCGCTAGCATTAGCTGATATGCTAAcccgtttacaagtgtctgtgttgagtgaatgattgattgatacttttactagtagattgcacagtacagtacatattccctacaattgaccactaaatggtaacaccccaataagtttttaaacttctTTAAGTCGAGATCctccttcatcaattcatgctaCAAATatttactatcagcataatacagtcatcacacaagttaatcatcatagtatatacattgaattatgtacattatttacaatccgtgggGTGGCatgtgagaaatggacattgaaaccgtgtaggtctgacttggtaggatatgtacagcgaacggtgaacatagtgagctcaggaagcataagaacaagtatatacatttgattatttacaatccgaggaggtgggatgtggtggttaggctagggttgtagttgcctggaggtgttcttttagtgcgcttTTGAAGGAGAATATAGAAGATGGTAGTAATAATtcgttttgtattgtttcacgtTCACAAATCCCCAGTAAATTCATCAAAACGTcagtgtggagttattgagtcggtttagctgattggagagctagcttgcgcagctcgtgggtcctcgaccatgacttctgttttgtttgatcaaccgttttactgccttgtttggAAACAacgaaggtatgtaaataaatatttcagtgtaaataactaatttcacaatgtatatatctgccacttataTATGGAGAATGTTTTTctgaaatgtagtgggtgtggcttatataataGTGGTGTGCTCTTACATAGTCAAGAACATGTGGTATGGGAGGAACCAACCTTCTTAGGCAGTTTGTCTGGTGGAGTTGCAAAGTTGGTGGACAACACGTCAGCCACTCCACTCTCGGTGACATCTTCAGTGGAAAGAAATGGGGTCACCACATCAGACTTGGTCTGGTCTCTGGCCAGCAGTGGACTCCCAATCAGAGGGGACAGCAAGGGGATCTGAGAAGGAGGAACATGTTGATGGCTTGGACAACAAACATGGTGACTGTTGCTACGCCGCATGTTTGTCAGGGTCACCTCAAATCTGGACGTgggccagtccagcaggaagtcgGGTGACGCCAAGGGGGAGAGCGGTGCGGCCAGGTCCACTGAAAGACGAGAGAATGCTGATTTTACTTGCTTTGAGTTTAGGCGGCGATTATTTACCTGGAGGCGGCAGCGACATCTGGCCTTGAGGCAGCGCGGCATTGGGTCTGGTCTGTGTTAACATCGTGGCGGGTTGACGAGGGTGGCCGGCGGTCGAGAAGAAAGAGCGCCCCCTGTGGGTCTGCTTGCAAATGGCAGTCTGCAGTGTGACAAAGTGTTGCTTTGCATCCACAGGTGGATATCCACACCAGATGTTTACCTTTTTATTTGGCTTTGGACACATGTATTTGGCAGTCTTCTTGAATTTGGGCACTGAAAGACATTTTCAAAGAGTGGGCCAGACAGATAAATGTATGTTGTTTATGAACAGCAATAATTCAAATATGAGCAATAGGTAGGTGTCCGGTTGCAAGATGTTGGAGCCAATAAGGCTGAAATCTATCACCATATCAGTGTTTTGCATCGGTCAGTAtggataattattgatattgttatgaCCTGatgaaaataaggagcaggagaaaaataaatgttattttaaaatgtaaccttccactggttataatccctcagctatcaaggcagacagGAAGTGTCAACACCAGCATGGAACACActgaatgtcaacaaaatagtccaACCACATTGAACACTAAAATAAGGAATATACAAGAAATGTAAGAAAAtaatgcaaagtgtgaaaatgtcaaCATGTAAAAACCTGAGAAGTATTTTCTACAGGTTTAGTGACAGGACATgtcagctgtgctctaaagggtgagctcaGGTGgagtggtattagcactcttgccttgcatcatgtacacaccaaaatggtctgactacggtccctttaaaaacatccaaaaactgttcCGCTGACATTCAATCTTTTATCCACAATGTCTTcatttctcttctcactccatgcgaATAATCAAACAAaggtgatagttgatactgtcacccgattggctgttagcgtgtccctCCCACTGACCACTGACCACTTCCTGTGTTGCCAAGTGACCAGAGAGTGAGtgtctttgttcatgcaaccaaccttgcttccatacTTTACCTTTCTTTCcgacaaaacataaaaataataaattatattataCACACATTTCAAACATTTTATCGAAAGCATATTTTTTGATATGGATTATGTGTCTATCGTAATATGTATATTGATAtcattttatcgcccagccctagcctaACATACTGGCCAACACCAATATAAATTAGATACcttatcagcacaaatcatagcACACTTGTATTATCTGTTAGAAAAGACCTTATCACGTGAAATTATTCAAACAGAAATAAATAGCaggtaaaacaaaaacacaaacccATTTGTTTACTGGAATGGACTTGTGGACACCTTGTGGCCACAATAGTTCATTCAATTAACCCtatgacgcagtaagttgaatgatgcggacacgtttgttactggatactttagcATGACTTGATACTTGATTATATTGACATATGTGGTGTATTACACTGCAATATTGATctattattacatatgtctagTTTATATGCTTAGCCTATTGcccagcatgtttaccttttgtaaatgactttaataaaaaaagaataaatcgtgtggttattggaggacatttagatgctgtgcacaagtaaatacgctgcttgtatcgcacattttagatgcaagccgatatcatgTGATACTTGTCTTGCTTGGATAGCCAAAATCAAGAGGGGTTATAAGGGCTGGCTCACCAGGAGAGTAACCGCTGTCAGAAGATGGCGAGCTGTTGCTGCAGGAAGTGGAAGTGGAAATGGAAGCGGAAGAGGAAGAAGTGCTGCTGCAGCTGAGCTGCGATGGACAGATGAAGTCAGGAGACATAGCCAGTTTGCCTGAAAACAGCACGCTTGTTTAGTGGTTTACTTTGCAGCACATTTTGGATGCAATACCCACATTCAAAGAAGGATTCACTTCTGGTTCATGTGTTAAAAAAAGGAAGGGGAACTGCCTAATGTTCatgatcattatgaaagacaggacaaaaaatggataaaagtctgcttacaacagAGCCAGTGGAGGTCCTCTGTTCTGCCAGTCAAACCAAAAGAGAAGCATCACAAAAGTGACAGCAAAACTACATTTGGAGGCTGGAATATTAACATGTATTAGTGATATTTATGTGCTCACAAGCTTGTGTTCAAATGTTGACATGATCCACTGGTCAGCTGCTGAACTTTATTTCACATCATAAGTCATGTCTGGATAGTGGAAAGATGGCGACAAGTTGCTACACTTTCACAGTCCATTTATACCCGGGAATGGTGAAAACCACACGAAAAGACTCACCAGGATTATAAATCAATCATCTAAATGAGCAACATCAAAATCCTAGCAGTCACCATCCTAATTAATCTTTTAGTATCTttcttggctctcatgaagtctgaaATGAGCGAGACATTTCTTTGAAAATCCTCCATGGTTCTTCCCCTGTGTGAAGGTGAGATACAAACCTGCACCTCATGTCACATGACTGTTTACCACCTCTTTCTGTTGTTTCATCTTGGACAATATTTATGTGCTTTATCTTGAAGATGTGCTATTTGGATCGCCACGGAATTTGACCTTGGCAACATCATTATaccattggctaagttttatattcataaatgtaaggtTCTCAATACCCGATCTGTTCTTTGTGCCTTTGAAAATGAGGTAGAACTTTCATTTAAAACACTatctactaggggtgtgggaaaaaatcaatttgaatgcGAATCGAATtaaatatgttgtgcgattcagaatcgattctcatttaaaaaaattttttttttttttaatcaatccaacaaaccactacacagcaataccataacaatgcaatccaatcccaaaaccaaagctgagccagcaacactcagaactgcaataaacagaacaattgagaggagacacaaacaccacacagaacaaaacaaaagtagtgaaacaaaaatgaatattatcaacaacagtatcaatattagttataatttcagcatagcagtgattaaaatccctcattgacattatcattagacatttataaaaagaacaatagtgtcacagtggcttacacttgcatggcatctcataagctggacaacacactgtgtccaatgtttgcacaaagataaaataagtcatatttttgcttcctttaatagttaaaacaaatctacattattgcaatcagttgataaaacattgtcctttacaattataaaagcttttttttttttttaaatctactactctgctagcatgtcagcagactggggtagatcctgctgaaatctatgtattgaatgaatacacaatccttttgaatcggaaaaatatcgtttttgaatcgagaatcgaatcgaaaaaaatctatatattatcgaatcgtgaccccaagaatcgatattgaatcgaatcatgagacacccaaagatccacatCCCTACTATCTACCTCTAACagccaaaaagctgtgaaaactagaATGATTACTATTTACAGAACTTGTGTACACATTAATACTTATATTTTACATTCCAAGGAATTACTTGATTCGGGCAGCACGGTgctggaggggttagtgcgtctgcctcacaatacgaaggtcctgggttcaattacgggctcaggatatttctgtgtggagcttgcatgttctccccgtgactgcgtgggttccctccgggtactccggcttcctctcacctggggataggcccctcccacctccaaagacattcacctggggataggcccctcccacctccaaagacattcacctggggataggcccctcccacctccaaacacatgcacctagggataggcccctcccacctccaaagacattcacctggggataggcccctcccacctccaaagacatgcacctggggataggcccctcccacctccaaagacattcacctggggataggcccctcccacctccaaagacatgcacctggggataggttgattggcaacactaaatggtccctagtgtgtgaatgttgtctgtctatctgtgttggccctgtaatgaggtggcgacttgtccagggcgtacccgccttccgcccgaatgtagctgagatattcccttcggggtcgctggggcctaagcggtagaaaatggatggatggagttacttGATTGAATTAACAACCCCCGGTGCTGTATTGTACTGTTTAATTGTCCTTGttcatgtgtttgtttgtgtcaaTGTTGAACTTTATAAATAAAAGCATATTGGGAAAAAAGTCTGCAGCGAGCAATAATCAGtgatttagttgaaaaaaaaaaaaggcaaacgtgATGTGTTTTTTCAAAGTAACACACCACATATTCCTAATGTGATCAAAATAGGTCAATATTAAATGTTACATTACATGTATTTGTAAacactctgaagtgggaaaggggtaggattaaataagctttgcttcttcctactccttcttGGAGAAATGATGTATTCCACTAAGTGTATCAAAGCTTAATGGATGTTTGCAAGGGCTTTATCGGCAGAATAGAGAAGCTCCTATAGGCTCCACTGACTTTGGACggcatttatttaccatttagaatAGAAAAAAACCTGTTGTGGTGCATGATGGGCAAGGTTCCCCTTTTAAGTGTCACATGTTCATCTCTCACCTGCTGCTATTTTCTTCCTCACCGCCTGCTGCTGTTTACGGAGCACCTGGCATCTGGTGGGCTGCTTCAACTTCCCACAATGCATAACTCCACTGCGTTTCTCCAACATTTGACCTGCGATGCACCAAAGTTGAGAGGACTCCCCGACAAGGTGGTGCGGGAGGGGGCGGGACTTACTGCCGTCAGCCAACCACTGCAGCTTCTTGACCCGGTCTGCTTTGAGCACCTTCACCAGGCCGGGCTGCTTCCTGGCCTGGTAGGTCTGAGGCGCCGTCTCAGCCTTGCGCTCCATGGCGACTGTGTGAATACTGCTGCTGTTGCCATGACTACAGAGCAACACGGGCAGACATCAGCACCCAAACAGCAACTGTCAGGATGCGTGTAAGGCGTACGTACAAACTGCTGCTTTTCTCCACCACACGCTTGTACTTCAGGGTTTTGCCTTTAAGTCGAGCGATGTCCTTTTCTTTGGATCTCTTCTCCTTTTTCAACCTGTCTTTCTTCTTTTGCTTCATCAGAGGGTCCTGAGTGAGTCTCCTCAGCTGCTCACTGACTGCTTTCAactagagaagaagaagaaacctCAAATGCATGGTGGAAGACCACCACTGGACATTCCCCCCATAATGAGCTATTCCATTCAGCGGTACCTCAGTTTCTGTTAGTAGGCCATTTGTTAAAGAGCAAATGGTATAAAAATCTTGACCGGAAAACATGTCAATCTAATATTACTTTACAGAGAATA
This genomic window from Nerophis ophidion isolate RoL-2023_Sa linkage group LG26, RoL_Noph_v1.0, whole genome shotgun sequence contains:
- the LOC133543552 gene encoding bromodomain-containing protein 4-like isoform X1 is translated as MSGMEVCPTASGNPPPPEVENRRRPGRVTNQLQYLEKVVLTTLWRHHFSWPFRQPVDAVTLRLPDYYTIIKNPMDLGTIKRRLQNKYYWKGLECVQDFTTMFTNCYVYNKPGDDIVFMAQTLEKIFLLEVSKMSQTERDVAVVATKDPANVQKSNTALCPFKTRPDMSEVVLQQTLTIVSPGVPRPLSPIQRSPQKDEPVKKAIKRKSESIPTAQTSSVASTETHPFCTALAKQGSVRPIKVFEDKKAKLLEPLHHCDAILKEMLSKRHYAYAWPFYTPVDAVALALHDYHLIIKQPMDLSTIKKKLEQREYETAKEFAADVRLMFSNCYKYNPPAHEVVAMARKLQEVFEARFAKLPQEQLRRVDESRGQRVGGQSTLPTSSESESSSDVESSSEEVTTQLANLEEQLKAVSEQLRRLTQDPLMKQKKKDRLKKEKRSKEKDIARLKGKTLKYKRVVEKSSSFHGNSSSIHTVAMERKAETAPQTYQARKQPGLVKVLKADRVKKLQWLADGSQMLEKRSGVMHCGKLKQPTRCQVLRKQQQAVRKKIAAGKLAMSPDFICPSQLSCSSTSSSSASISTSTSCSNSSPSSDSGYSPVPKFKKTAKYMCPKPNKKTAICKQTHRGRSFFSTAGHPRQPATMLTQTRPNAALPQGQMSLPPPVDLAAPLSPLASPDFLLDWPTSRFEIPLLSPLIGSPLLARDQTKSDVVTPFLSTEDVTESGVADVLSTNFATPPDKLPKKDIVVKNAESWARLARVSAGPPAAIKSSKESFQHFRRAAMEKEEREKALKKKNSLPGQADKKVPLSRGDVPSLGSASTETTPPVESPPTFLWRERELARQKEQERRRRETVSCIDMSMQQEIMATFELNLD